Proteins from a single region of Lentimicrobium saccharophilum:
- a CDS encoding polysaccharide biosynthesis/export family protein, with amino-acid sequence MKNPGQFTLKLFMLLLISGILASCVPQDNLKYVQNKTSSEIKESYEHLRPIKKIRPFDNLYINVLSLDEQTARIFSNQNSSITGGLSIDLLSYTVSERGTIDFPFIGEILLNNLTLPEAKAKVEAELSQYLSNTAITMKFVNSNITVLGEVRNQGEFPFFKEQINIFQALGYAGGITDYGDKSKVTLIREYDNLVRFHNLNLTDKKIVENEYYYLQPGDVVIVEPIKTKFRSLRTFTYATFLATTTTLITVLYFFR; translated from the coding sequence ATGAAAAACCCGGGTCAGTTTACACTTAAGCTGTTTATGTTATTGCTTATCTCAGGAATACTGGCGTCGTGTGTACCGCAGGACAACCTAAAATACGTTCAGAACAAAACAAGTTCGGAAATCAAGGAAAGCTACGAACACCTAAGGCCGATAAAAAAAATACGGCCTTTTGACAATCTGTATATCAATGTTTTAAGCCTCGACGAACAAACCGCCAGGATATTCAGTAACCAGAACTCTTCAATTACAGGGGGGCTAAGTATAGATCTTCTGAGTTATACAGTAAGTGAAAGAGGAACCATTGATTTTCCTTTTATCGGAGAAATCCTGTTAAATAACCTTACACTTCCTGAAGCAAAAGCCAAAGTTGAAGCTGAGCTTAGCCAGTATCTCAGCAATACTGCAATAACCATGAAGTTTGTAAACAGTAACATTACCGTGTTGGGAGAAGTCCGGAACCAGGGCGAATTCCCCTTTTTTAAGGAGCAGATCAATATTTTTCAGGCCCTTGGATATGCAGGCGGAATAACTGATTACGGCGACAAAAGCAAGGTAACACTGATCCGGGAATACGACAACCTGGTCAGATTTCACAACCTGAACCTGACAGATAAAAAAATTGTTGAAAATGAGTATTATTACCTTCAACCCGGCGATGTTGTAATCGTAGAGCCCATTAAAACCAAATTCAGGAGTCTCAGGACCTTTACTTATGCCACATTTCTTGCCACTACAACAACACTTATAACTGTTTTGTACTTTTTCAGATAA
- a CDS encoding glycosyltransferase, translating into MIFVVVGTQEPFDRLIRAVDRWAGDTGYKEIFGQISRAEYLPTNFRYTDFIEPEHFIDRFRSADVIVGHAGMGTIIQALQFSKPIIVMPRLSSFHETRNDHQISTAKSFGRLGYVRDVYSEQDLFEALNRIDTIRPSKPIGPGASENLLASLREFIGI; encoded by the coding sequence ATGATTTTTGTTGTAGTAGGAACACAGGAACCATTCGACAGGCTGATCAGAGCTGTTGACCGGTGGGCCGGCGACACCGGTTATAAAGAGATTTTTGGTCAGATTTCCAGGGCAGAATATCTACCAACCAACTTCCGTTATACTGACTTTATTGAGCCTGAACATTTTATTGACAGGTTCAGGTCAGCTGATGTTATCGTCGGGCACGCAGGAATGGGAACAATCATTCAGGCGCTGCAGTTCTCCAAACCCATCATTGTAATGCCCCGGCTATCAAGTTTTCATGAAACAAGAAATGATCACCAGATATCAACAGCAAAAAGCTTTGGAAGGTTGGGATACGTCCGGGATGTCTACTCGGAACAGGACCTTTTTGAAGCTTTAAACCGGATCGACACAATTAGACCTTCAAAACCCATAGGGCCAGGCGCTTCAGAAAACCTCCTGGCATCTCTCAGGGAATTTATCGGCATTTAA
- a CDS encoding CapA family protein, whose translation MSINLCSVGDIMLGENVHHFGRGIIKKFSSDYTRLLSPKVYEVISEADILIFNMESGFAPDIHFLKRNISNGVYLAPESAATIFRKINAIKIANVANNHFSQHGVQSAGHSLQFLEKEGILVAGRDNTPLVIEMNSKVLKIWGVSLIDDKNYCGQYFRSSNNNLIRDLNLSRKADNEIRIISIHWGDEYLTLENAQQQILAQELSDAGFDFILGHHPHVIQSVVRLNKTWTVFSHGNFIFDQNFSKLTQTGLIFNANLSDNHPKLLFSHQKMFQVKELRATSPEALNHYCKKHFHPRKPFFMRIRMKVELIVHFYELNRSVIVVFMKRLLRKSSSRHNGEN comes from the coding sequence ATGTCAATCAATCTATGTAGTGTCGGTGATATTATGCTTGGCGAAAATGTTCATCATTTCGGCCGGGGAATTATAAAAAAATTCAGCAGCGATTATACCAGGCTGCTGAGTCCGAAGGTCTATGAGGTAATATCAGAGGCAGACATCCTTATTTTTAACATGGAGTCGGGTTTTGCCCCGGATATTCATTTCTTGAAGCGTAACATCAGCAACGGAGTTTATCTTGCACCTGAAAGTGCTGCAACTATTTTCAGAAAGATCAATGCAATTAAAATAGCCAACGTTGCCAACAATCATTTCAGTCAGCATGGAGTGCAATCTGCCGGACATAGCCTTCAGTTTCTCGAAAAAGAAGGCATTCTTGTCGCAGGAAGAGACAACACCCCCCTGGTTATAGAAATGAACAGCAAAGTTTTAAAAATCTGGGGAGTAAGCCTTATAGATGATAAGAATTACTGCGGTCAGTACTTTCGCAGTTCCAACAACAATCTTATCCGTGATTTGAATCTCAGCCGGAAAGCCGATAATGAAATCCGCATCATCAGCATTCATTGGGGTGATGAATATCTGACACTGGAAAATGCACAACAGCAAATTCTTGCACAGGAATTAAGCGATGCCGGTTTTGATTTCATACTTGGACATCATCCGCATGTGATACAGTCTGTAGTCAGACTAAATAAAACTTGGACTGTCTTTAGTCACGGCAACTTTATTTTCGATCAGAACTTTTCCAAATTAACCCAAACGGGATTGATTTTCAATGCCAATCTTTCCGATAATCATCCAAAATTATTATTTTCGCATCAGAAAATGTTCCAGGTTAAAGAACTCAGAGCAACCAGCCCTGAAGCATTGAATCATTATTGCAAAAAGCACTTTCATCCACGAAAGCCATTTTTTATGCGGATCAGGATGAAAGTTGAATTAATTGTTCATTTTTATGAGCTCAACAGAAGTGTAATCGTCGTTTTTATGAAAAGACTTTTACGTAAAAGCAGTAGTCGCCATAATGGGGAAAATTAA
- a CDS encoding asparagine synthetase B family protein — translation MKEFIHEIDIDKQIKPKMAGYLLVESDPNDPDRSQNILSEGIRNFFGGFGNRAHIYSLGKFIFALLIPDEIHKLDICGFIRDKRDFAFIEGTFYESPTPDSLIKNRKDAGNYLAEEILNICRSGNPDKLKELNGRYSGFSYLYETDTLIIFNDQLGGNRIYVYDNSKVFAISNNVFALASNPALQISINEQSIAEILQLEYPLYRNTEFNEITLIVPSDIYIRKGKSVVYRKYYQKFDRSRKMSDNSYIEGLKHVIDSFFKKLYQQVEEPLGIFMSKGKDSRIFLPFMEHNQIPYIPYVFKDGTGVFDYPYVKRIAELLQKDLHVLESYSIDRRLAFMIAMSTTPTFSWGALGSLASGYSSTALMGLFGDMSSGKMPSFRVPGIKTRDDMIHGIFDWITKGVTREIFKESLTCYNKYDIWNQYTSLYKEYPESELLIDTEIHHDTDNRSFRNTQPILLRAQHFLTPVTPFADREILKAYHSLPASLIRSQKAHAKIAATEQKSNSVRSTAFPVSLKLESRIRPAMLQIIRFNNRNSNLLLRWQIKKFNPYVETDHFIPRSDYFRNLFIDKKSIRPGHKRLLTRMYNTDDYLHLIFHDNIRSFCRTPDIVYNEMEAMQKN, via the coding sequence TGAAATCGATATTGACAAGCAGATCAAGCCCAAAATGGCAGGATATCTTCTTGTTGAATCGGATCCGAATGACCCGGACAGAAGCCAGAACATCCTTTCTGAAGGCATCAGGAATTTTTTCGGCGGGTTTGGCAACAGGGCACATATCTACTCCCTGGGTAAATTCATCTTTGCGCTGCTGATTCCTGACGAAATTCACAAACTGGACATTTGTGGCTTTATCAGGGATAAACGGGATTTTGCTTTTATAGAGGGTACGTTTTATGAATCACCCACTCCCGATAGCTTAATTAAAAACAGGAAAGATGCAGGAAATTATCTTGCTGAAGAAATTCTGAATATATGCAGATCAGGGAATCCGGACAAACTTAAAGAACTCAACGGGAGATATTCAGGCTTCTCCTATCTTTATGAAACCGACACCCTGATCATTTTCAATGACCAGTTGGGTGGTAACAGGATTTATGTTTATGACAACAGCAAAGTCTTCGCTATCAGCAATAATGTTTTTGCGCTGGCATCAAATCCGGCTCTGCAGATTTCAATCAATGAACAATCAATTGCAGAAATACTTCAGTTGGAATATCCGCTATACAGAAATACTGAATTCAATGAGATAACCCTCATTGTACCGTCTGATATCTATATCCGGAAGGGGAAATCAGTCGTTTACCGGAAGTATTACCAGAAGTTCGACAGAAGCAGGAAAATGTCGGACAACAGTTACATCGAAGGCCTGAAGCATGTCATTGATTCTTTTTTTAAGAAACTTTACCAGCAGGTTGAAGAGCCACTTGGAATTTTCATGTCGAAAGGAAAAGACAGCAGGATATTTCTGCCATTCATGGAACACAACCAAATACCATATATACCTTATGTTTTCAAAGACGGAACAGGGGTTTTTGATTACCCTTACGTAAAAAGAATTGCAGAATTGCTGCAAAAAGACTTACATGTACTTGAGTCATATTCGATTGACCGTCGCCTCGCGTTTATGATTGCAATGAGCACAACGCCAACATTTTCATGGGGCGCTTTGGGCAGTCTGGCATCCGGCTATTCTTCAACGGCATTGATGGGACTTTTCGGAGACATGAGTTCGGGCAAGATGCCTTCATTCAGGGTTCCTGGTATTAAAACCCGTGATGATATGATCCATGGCATTTTTGATTGGATTACCAAAGGTGTTACACGCGAAATTTTCAAGGAATCGCTGACCTGCTATAATAAATATGACATCTGGAATCAATATACATCACTATACAAGGAGTATCCGGAATCGGAGCTCCTGATTGACACAGAGATTCACCACGACACTGACAACCGCTCATTTCGCAACACCCAGCCGATCCTGCTGCGTGCACAGCACTTTCTGACGCCTGTCACCCCATTTGCCGACAGAGAAATACTTAAAGCCTATCACTCGTTACCGGCAAGCCTGATACGTTCTCAAAAAGCACATGCGAAGATTGCGGCAACCGAGCAAAAATCCAATTCTGTCAGATCCACGGCTTTCCCCGTTTCCCTGAAACTTGAAAGCCGTATTCGCCCTGCAATGCTCCAGATTATCAGATTCAACAACAGGAACAGCAACCTTCTGCTCCGTTGGCAAATTAAAAAGTTTAATCCGTACGTTGAAACAGATCATTTCATCCCTCGATCAGACTATTTCAGGAATTTATTCATTGACAAAAAATCAATCAGACCAGGTCATAAACGCTTACTGACCCGAATGTATAACACTGACGATTACCTTCACCTGATTTTTCATGACAATATCAGATCTTTTTGCAGGACACCGGATATTGTTTATAATGAAATGGAAGCGATGCAGAAAAATTGA
- a CDS encoding sugar transferase yields the protein MIQEREELGSKTFGIIITILSVFAFIGAFFIINWLSIADIEYNSQYLTVLLIMIPLWHFGISKTNLTRFYRAKDTAIILLESFLFILTGTGILAIIISLLKLDQVNFYILLVFASVEFILLNLIIILSYRYHKNLLSKGLNTRNIILIADENCVDFIERLFLHKEWGFRIVTIISESEIISEIFSSRVKVIQNTQSLAYLIKSHVVDEVFYCKNDINQAEIKKLVFACEEIGVVFRLQSAFFQMPATKTHLSYYNEVPFLTFINTPANKDAHQWKFVVDIVASFLILLIWSPILLLIVIAIKLTSRGPVIFKQKRVGLRGREFNIYKFRTMVQDAEKLRPLLEAQNEMDGPVFKIKKDPRITAVGKILRKTGLDEVPQFFNVLKGDMSLVGPRPPLPSEVAQYQRWQLRRLSMRPGITCIWQIAPNRNNITFDEWMKLDLQYIDSWSLKIDFMLLIKTIQTVAKGSGQ from the coding sequence ATGATACAGGAGCGCGAGGAGCTTGGAAGCAAAACTTTTGGCATTATCATCACGATATTGTCAGTATTTGCTTTTATAGGGGCTTTTTTTATAATAAACTGGTTATCAATAGCCGACATTGAATACAATAGCCAGTATCTCACCGTTTTACTGATCATGATCCCTTTATGGCATTTTGGGATCAGCAAAACAAATCTCACCCGGTTTTACAGGGCCAAGGATACGGCGATCATCCTGCTAGAGAGTTTTTTATTTATCTTAACCGGAACCGGGATTCTGGCCATCATTATTTCATTGCTAAAACTCGACCAGGTTAATTTTTACATCCTCCTGGTGTTTGCATCAGTTGAGTTTATATTGCTAAACCTGATAATTATTCTATCCTACAGGTATCATAAAAATCTACTCAGCAAAGGATTAAACACCAGAAATATCATATTAATCGCTGATGAAAACTGTGTTGATTTTATTGAAAGACTTTTTCTCCATAAAGAATGGGGATTCAGAATTGTAACCATAATATCTGAATCGGAAATTATTTCAGAGATTTTCAGCAGCAGGGTCAAGGTCATTCAAAATACTCAAAGCCTGGCCTACCTGATAAAATCGCATGTTGTTGACGAAGTGTTCTATTGCAAAAATGACATTAATCAGGCTGAAATTAAAAAGCTGGTGTTTGCATGTGAAGAAATCGGGGTTGTATTCAGGCTGCAATCTGCTTTCTTCCAGATGCCTGCGACCAAGACTCATCTGAGTTATTACAATGAAGTACCCTTTCTCACATTTATCAATACGCCGGCCAACAAGGATGCACATCAATGGAAATTTGTCGTTGACATTGTAGCTTCCTTCCTTATATTGCTTATTTGGTCCCCCATTCTGTTGCTAATTGTTATTGCGATAAAACTCACCTCAAGGGGACCGGTTATATTCAAGCAGAAAAGGGTTGGTCTTAGGGGGCGTGAATTCAACATCTATAAATTCCGGACAATGGTTCAGGATGCCGAGAAACTGAGGCCCCTGCTCGAAGCCCAGAACGAAATGGATGGTCCGGTATTCAAGATAAAAAAAGATCCACGAATCACAGCTGTTGGGAAGATACTCAGAAAAACTGGCCTCGATGAAGTCCCCCAGTTCTTTAATGTTTTAAAAGGAGACATGTCGCTGGTTGGGCCCAGGCCACCCCTCCCCAGCGAAGTAGCCCAGTATCAGAGATGGCAACTCAGGCGGTTGTCAATGCGTCCGGGCATCACCTGCATATGGCAGATTGCGCCTAACAGGAACAACATTACTTTTGACGAATGGATGAAACTCGATCTGCAGTACATTGACAGCTGGTCACTGAAAATAGATTTCATGCTGCTGATAAAAACCATTCAGACAGTTGCAAAAGGTTCAGGTCAATAA
- a CDS encoding glycosyltransferase, which yields MKKWIIFSGTDWFRPSVTSTRQIMMQFKLKGYYILWVNPIAFKSPAVNSENRKSMRKKILNKLQTHLKFIRKADQGVYVLVPFYIPLFSATGDKINDMLIRLQIAVITFFLGIRIRETILWISGSFTLSPVLHKPFYRKIYQAADLISDFRTSNQALLKELRRKEHYLGTHVDLLFASSPNIRTKLEQLTGRQVSLLTHGVNFTHFNTAVEVNPFMLKVKASGLPVAGYFGTLSDANDKEVFRILAERGFSVVIIGKVLGDYSSLENLDNIYFTGPVDFKELPSYARAFDVCLLNWIMADWIYNSYPVKTLEYLAMGKPIVSCPIPVVKELFGSLVYFADTPEEYLEKALLALKENSRELSEARVSAAAEHTWESKFKTIESAIQ from the coding sequence ATGAAAAAATGGATTATCTTCAGCGGTACCGACTGGTTCAGACCTTCTGTTACCAGTACCCGTCAGATAATGATGCAATTTAAGCTAAAAGGATATTATATTCTGTGGGTAAATCCTATCGCATTTAAATCTCCGGCGGTAAATTCGGAGAACAGAAAATCAATGCGAAAAAAAATACTGAACAAATTGCAGACCCACCTTAAGTTTATCAGGAAAGCAGATCAGGGAGTTTACGTATTGGTTCCCTTCTACATTCCTCTGTTCAGTGCAACCGGCGATAAGATCAATGACATGCTGATCAGGCTTCAAATAGCAGTTATTACGTTTTTTCTGGGCATCAGGATCAGAGAAACCATTTTGTGGATATCGGGTAGCTTCACCTTATCGCCGGTTCTGCATAAACCTTTTTACCGCAAAATTTATCAGGCGGCCGACCTTATCTCAGATTTCAGGACCAGCAACCAGGCACTTCTGAAAGAACTCCGGAGAAAAGAACATTACCTCGGGACTCATGTCGATCTTTTATTCGCAAGTTCTCCGAATATCAGGACTAAACTGGAACAACTTACAGGCAGGCAGGTTTCCTTGTTAACTCATGGTGTAAACTTCACACATTTCAATACTGCAGTGGAAGTAAATCCGTTTATGTTAAAAGTTAAGGCATCGGGCCTGCCGGTTGCCGGTTATTTTGGAACACTTTCAGATGCCAATGACAAAGAAGTCTTCAGAATACTTGCAGAGCGCGGATTTTCGGTTGTAATTATCGGAAAAGTGCTGGGAGATTACTCTTCACTTGAAAATCTTGACAACATTTATTTTACCGGCCCTGTTGATTTTAAGGAACTCCCCTCCTATGCCCGGGCTTTCGATGTTTGTCTGCTCAACTGGATTATGGCCGACTGGATTTACAATTCATACCCTGTTAAGACCCTTGAATACCTGGCTATGGGCAAGCCCATTGTCAGTTGCCCCATCCCGGTAGTAAAGGAACTTTTTGGTTCACTGGTATACTTCGCAGATACGCCTGAAGAATACCTGGAAAAAGCCTTGCTTGCATTGAAAGAAAACAGCAGAGAATTATCAGAAGCCAGAGTCAGTGCAGCCGCAGAACACACCTGGGAAAGTAAATTTAAAACCATAGAATCTGCAATCCAATGA
- a CDS encoding glycosyltransferase family protein, producing MGKIKILAIASSGGHWIQLLRLLPAFDGQYLIFVSTHKGNQAQVEGYKFYAVTDATRWEKLKLIKMAFEVRRIIVNENPDVIISTGAAPGLMAVIWGRLKRKKTIWIDSIANVDRISMSGRIAKPFSRLHLTQWDHLADNKSTLFKGTVIS from the coding sequence ATGGGGAAAATTAAAATACTTGCCATCGCCTCCAGCGGAGGCCACTGGATACAATTGTTAAGACTTCTGCCGGCTTTTGACGGACAGTATCTGATTTTTGTGTCCACCCATAAAGGCAATCAGGCCCAGGTTGAAGGCTATAAATTTTATGCAGTTACCGATGCAACGAGATGGGAAAAACTGAAGCTTATTAAAATGGCCTTTGAAGTAAGGAGAATTATTGTAAATGAAAATCCTGATGTGATTATTTCAACAGGGGCAGCACCCGGGCTTATGGCTGTTATATGGGGAAGGTTGAAAAGAAAAAAGACAATCTGGATCGACAGCATAGCAAATGTTGACCGGATATCCATGAGTGGCCGCATTGCAAAACCTTTCAGCCGGCTGCACCTTACCCAATGGGATCATCTGGCCGATAATAAATCAACGCTATTTAAAGGAACGGTTATATCATGA
- a CDS encoding phenylacetate--CoA ligase family protein, with amino-acid sequence MKTGIKLIDLARGTDILGKYKELVRLWDNKSPLEEARNKNLAGFLLAIRSQNRFYSPLLGRFSPDEIIDNPQKVLTDMPVIDKKMLSENQHLVFTPVKGVDYQFKKTGGSTGEPFRYYVDKEHLSWMWAHNYLFWHNNCGYEPGEPFVTIAGNSLRTVNKKFSESIYHKLQNNYFLKGDMIDNNLKPDLSKLKKAVLIYGYPSSILNIIKSVPEFSSHFKGLRAIFTTSEQLIPSVRRQIEAAFNKPVFDIYGANDGGILGCECPEHQGYHYNFLNCFAETLTTEDGFTELLLTNTNSQNYPFIRYRVGDIGSITSDRCICGSAWPRIIDLKGRTRDLIRKPDGGSIHGAYFNKILFDFPEVDAYRIVQETDYSVTVYIHLKQMQLFDKMATKLTATLNKLLPELSFSIVQMQEYNPTNAKFKLIESHVNQSM; translated from the coding sequence ATGAAGACAGGCATAAAACTCATTGACCTGGCCAGGGGCACCGATATCCTGGGTAAATACAAGGAGCTTGTCAGGCTTTGGGATAATAAATCGCCTCTTGAGGAAGCCCGTAATAAGAACCTTGCCGGATTCCTGCTGGCCATCAGGAGCCAGAACCGATTTTACAGCCCCTTACTGGGTAGATTTAGCCCGGATGAGATCATTGACAATCCGCAGAAGGTGCTGACAGACATGCCGGTCATCGACAAAAAAATGCTATCCGAAAACCAGCATCTGGTTTTTACCCCGGTTAAAGGCGTTGACTATCAGTTTAAGAAAACAGGAGGCAGCACCGGCGAACCTTTCCGGTATTATGTCGACAAGGAGCACCTCTCCTGGATGTGGGCACATAACTATCTGTTCTGGCACAACAACTGCGGTTATGAACCCGGGGAGCCGTTTGTTACAATAGCCGGTAACTCTCTCCGCACAGTCAATAAAAAATTTTCTGAGAGTATTTATCACAAACTTCAGAACAATTATTTCCTTAAGGGTGACATGATCGACAATAATCTGAAACCGGATCTTTCAAAATTAAAGAAAGCGGTGTTGATTTATGGATACCCCAGCTCAATCCTTAACATTATAAAATCAGTGCCTGAGTTCTCATCACATTTCAAGGGGCTCAGGGCAATTTTCACAACCTCTGAGCAATTAATACCATCGGTTCGCAGACAAATAGAGGCGGCATTCAATAAACCTGTATTTGATATTTACGGGGCTAATGATGGTGGAATCCTGGGATGTGAATGTCCTGAACACCAGGGATATCATTACAATTTTCTCAATTGCTTTGCTGAAACATTGACAACAGAAGACGGGTTTACCGAATTGTTGCTGACCAACACAAACAGTCAGAACTATCCCTTCATAAGATACCGTGTCGGAGATATAGGAAGTATCACCAGCGACAGATGCATATGCGGCTCTGCATGGCCAAGGATAATTGATTTAAAAGGCAGAACAAGGGACCTTATCAGAAAACCGGATGGTGGTTCAATTCATGGAGCATATTTCAATAAAATTCTATTTGACTTCCCCGAGGTCGACGCCTACCGCATTGTTCAGGAAACTGATTATTCGGTGACTGTTTATATTCACCTGAAGCAAATGCAACTATTTGACAAAATGGCAACAAAACTGACCGCCACGCTGAATAAACTTCTGCCAGAACTCTCCTTTTCAATTGTGCAAATGCAGGAATACAATCCGACCAATGCAAAGTTTAAATTAATTGAAAGCCATGTCAATCAATCTATGTAG